From one Plantibacter flavus genomic stretch:
- a CDS encoding YoaK family protein, producing MTETGGTDPTLTTTRRRTRAGMIAAMALVLSFAAGATDAFAFLQLGGVFTANMTGNFVLAGLTSRPDFAEVLLGATVAVLLFSVGTFLAFRFTRLVATSGRPPEAPQHRLVLVLGGAVVAQACVLIGWIVSSDLRTTPGICALIALSTLAMAGQTAVARRIERSGVTTTFVTGTLTSLMQSLADGVHDHHLIRIGAIVLLVTGALCGSLLTGVDPVFGAALPLLPSIVGLVLLRLAPTASDG from the coding sequence GTGACTGAGACCGGCGGTACCGACCCGACACTGACGACCACCCGGCGTCGGACGCGGGCCGGCATGATCGCGGCGATGGCGCTCGTGCTCTCGTTCGCGGCCGGAGCGACCGACGCCTTCGCGTTCCTCCAGCTCGGCGGCGTCTTCACCGCGAACATGACCGGCAACTTCGTGCTGGCCGGACTCACGAGCCGACCGGACTTCGCCGAGGTCCTGCTCGGGGCGACGGTCGCCGTGCTGCTGTTCTCCGTCGGGACGTTCCTGGCCTTCCGCTTCACGAGGCTCGTCGCCACCTCTGGACGGCCTCCGGAGGCGCCACAGCACCGGCTCGTCCTCGTCCTCGGCGGTGCGGTGGTCGCGCAGGCGTGCGTCCTCATCGGATGGATCGTGTCCTCCGACCTGCGCACGACGCCCGGGATCTGCGCCCTCATCGCGCTCTCCACGCTCGCGATGGCGGGGCAGACGGCCGTCGCGCGACGCATCGAGCGGTCGGGCGTGACGACCACCTTCGTGACCGGCACCCTCACGAGTCTCATGCAGAGCCTCGCCGACGGCGTCCACGACCACCACCTCATCCGCATCGGCGCGATCGTGCTGCTCGTGACGGGCGCCCTCTGCGGCTCGCTCCTCACCGGTGTGGACCCGGTGTTCGGTGCCGCGCTGCCCCTCCTCCCGTCGATCGTCGGGCTGGTCCTCCTCCGGCTCGCGCCGACGGCCTCCGACGGCTGA
- a CDS encoding endonuclease/exonuclease/phosphatase family protein → MSESILTQNVLTVMSYNIRTAVAQPGHEWVDRAPLVSQVIARNAPDLLGLQEVREHQLHDLLPGLAEYDWFGQGRDGGSAGEYGPVCFRRSRFEQLDAGEFWLSDTPDEPGSNTWPSLHARFVTWVRLRERRTGDELVFANTHLDHEGTPHGDDVRTRSAKLIADQFSGVDVPVLLTGDFNTERGSAAHDALADAGFVDLSPVESDGIGTFQGYGPQRPGNARIDWVLGRSGSVAPHTRLEPIEALVDEQEPTSEASDHFPILIRAQLTH, encoded by the coding sequence GTGAGCGAATCCATCCTGACCCAGAACGTCCTGACCGTCATGAGCTACAACATCCGCACCGCTGTCGCCCAGCCCGGTCACGAGTGGGTGGACCGTGCACCGCTCGTCTCGCAGGTCATCGCCCGCAACGCTCCGGACCTCCTCGGGCTGCAGGAGGTCCGCGAGCATCAGCTGCACGACCTGCTCCCGGGCCTCGCCGAGTACGACTGGTTCGGGCAGGGCCGTGACGGCGGTTCGGCCGGCGAGTACGGACCGGTGTGCTTCCGCCGCTCGCGGTTCGAGCAGCTCGACGCCGGCGAGTTCTGGCTGTCGGACACCCCCGATGAGCCTGGCTCGAACACCTGGCCGTCACTGCACGCGCGGTTCGTCACCTGGGTCAGGCTCCGCGAGCGCCGCACCGGCGATGAGCTCGTCTTCGCCAACACCCACCTCGACCACGAAGGTACGCCGCACGGCGACGACGTCCGGACGCGCAGTGCGAAACTGATCGCCGACCAGTTCTCCGGCGTGGACGTGCCCGTCCTCCTCACCGGCGACTTCAACACCGAGCGTGGATCGGCGGCGCACGACGCCCTGGCGGACGCCGGGTTCGTCGACCTCTCGCCGGTCGAGAGCGACGGCATCGGCACGTTCCAGGGCTACGGTCCCCAACGTCCCGGGAACGCACGCATCGACTGGGTGCTCGGCCGTTCAGGCAGCGTCGCGCCGCACACCCGACTGGAACCGATCGAAGCCCTCGTCGACGAGCAGGAACCCACCTCGGAGGCGAGCGACCACTTCCCCATCCTCATCCGGGCGCAGCTCACCCACTGA
- a CDS encoding 3' terminal RNA ribose 2'-O-methyltransferase Hen1 encodes MLVTITSTAPSAADLGHLVRKHPARAQSFDLSVGRAHVFYPEATDERCTVALLLEVDAIALVRQKRFGGGDGASLSQYVNDRPYASSSMVAVALGQVFRSAMTGRSESHPELAAAALPLTITVAAVPSRGLDRLATRLFTPLGWEVVERVIPLDPTVPAWGDSRYVDLELTGDLRLADALRQLYVLLPVLDDAKHYWVSDDEVGKLLRAGEGWLADHPDRDLITKRYLAHQSRMVTDAQSQLDPEARTDGADGDDAATASRTKRAPALAGLRAEAVLQALTVVRARSVADVGCGEGALLTRLLADPLVTTVIGTDVSGRALASASQRLGLRDASDRTRERVQLLQSSATYADTRLRGLDAIVLMEVVEHIDAERLDALEASIFGAVAPEAVIITTPNREYNALYPSLPAGSFRHPDHRFEWDRQEFATWCTTAAERYGYGVEHRTVGDVDPQLGSPTQLAIFRKAIA; translated from the coding sequence GTGCTCGTCACCATCACCTCGACTGCGCCCTCGGCCGCCGACCTGGGACACCTCGTCCGCAAGCATCCGGCACGCGCGCAGAGCTTCGACCTCAGCGTCGGTCGCGCCCACGTCTTCTACCCGGAGGCGACCGACGAGCGGTGCACCGTCGCGCTCCTGCTGGAGGTCGACGCGATCGCGCTCGTCCGACAGAAACGCTTCGGCGGTGGTGACGGTGCGTCGCTCTCGCAGTACGTCAACGACCGGCCGTACGCGTCGTCGTCCATGGTCGCCGTCGCGCTCGGACAGGTGTTCCGCAGTGCGATGACCGGACGCAGCGAGTCGCACCCCGAGCTCGCCGCTGCGGCGCTCCCCCTGACCATCACGGTCGCAGCGGTGCCGTCGCGAGGCCTCGACCGGTTGGCGACGCGACTTTTCACCCCGCTCGGTTGGGAGGTCGTCGAACGGGTGATCCCGCTCGACCCGACGGTCCCCGCGTGGGGCGACTCGCGATACGTCGACCTCGAGCTGACCGGTGATCTCCGCCTCGCGGACGCGCTCCGCCAGCTCTACGTCTTGCTGCCCGTGCTCGACGACGCCAAGCACTACTGGGTCTCCGACGACGAGGTCGGCAAGCTCCTCCGCGCCGGCGAGGGGTGGCTGGCCGATCACCCCGACCGGGACCTGATCACCAAGCGGTATCTCGCGCACCAGTCGCGGATGGTCACCGATGCGCAGTCGCAGCTGGACCCGGAGGCGCGGACCGACGGTGCCGACGGGGACGACGCGGCCACCGCGTCGCGGACGAAGCGCGCCCCGGCGCTCGCCGGCCTGCGCGCCGAGGCGGTCCTGCAGGCGCTCACCGTCGTGCGGGCTCGGTCGGTCGCCGACGTCGGGTGCGGCGAGGGTGCGCTCCTCACGCGACTGCTGGCGGATCCCCTCGTCACCACGGTGATCGGCACCGACGTCTCCGGACGCGCGCTCGCATCCGCGTCGCAGCGGCTCGGGCTCCGCGACGCGAGCGACCGCACCCGTGAGCGTGTCCAGCTGCTGCAGTCCTCGGCGACCTACGCCGACACCCGGCTGCGCGGACTCGATGCGATCGTGCTGATGGAGGTCGTGGAGCACATCGACGCCGAGCGCCTCGATGCACTCGAGGCTTCGATCTTCGGTGCTGTTGCTCCCGAAGCCGTGATCATCACGACGCCGAACCGCGAATACAACGCGCTGTATCCGTCGTTGCCGGCGGGCTCGTTCCGGCACCCGGACCACCGCTTCGAGTGGGACCGTCAGGAGTTCGCGACCTGGTGCACCACTGCGGCCGAGCGGTACGGCTACGGCGTCGAGCACCGCACGGTCGGCGACGTCGACCCGCAGCTCGGCTCGCCGACGCAGCTCGCCATCTTCCGGAAGGCCATCGCATGA
- a CDS encoding polynucleotide kinase-phosphatase, with protein sequence MSDLEHTPAALPIPELSLVVLIGVSGSGKSTFAATHFGRFETLSSDFFRGLVSNDENNQAASADAFAALRDVAARRLDAGLLTVIDATNVQPASRKSLIDLARNHDVLPVAVVLDVPERVCIERNEAREDRSFGAAVITRQQDQLRRSMRHLSKEGFRKVHVLSGVEAIAQASFVREPLLNDRRQERGPFDAIGDVHGCRSELETLLTKLGYVIERDLAGRPIDAAHPEGRRAIFLGDLVDRGPDTPGVLRLAMGMVGAGHALAVPGNHESKLVRALQGKRVQTSHGLAESLAQLAEEPEEFRAEVERFCRELVAHLVLDDGKLVVAHAGLIEQYHGRASGRVRSFALYGDTTGETDEYGLPVRLPWAEDYRGKATVLYGHVPTLDAEWVNNTMCLDTGCVFGGKLSALRWPEREVVDVPAEQVWYEPVVPLGRPTGPAGEQRDPGLLRIDDVLGKQVVETRVSGRVGIREDAAAGALEVMSRFAIDPRRLVYLPPTMSPPSTSQRKDLLEHPAEAFEAYRREGLDRVVCEEKHMGSRAVVLLTRDPAPFGAPAGWRGTVHTRTGRPFFDDATTQTLLTRLDAAVERAGLWKELDASWMLVDSELLPWSVKAESLIRDQYASVGAAATAALPAAVRVLEQASSTGVDVSDLLERTRRRAEAADAYVAAYRPYTAPSNGLEGVQLAPFQLLASTGTSHLGRDHAWHLSVADRLADADPELIRRTRSIEVDLTSSASEDAATAWWEELTGAGGEGMVVKPVAGLVRGEKALAQPGIKVRGREYLRIIYGPDYTEPHNLERLRDRDIGHKRSMALREYALGVEAVERFVAGEPTWRVHQAVFGVLAMESEPIDPRL encoded by the coding sequence ATGAGTGACCTCGAGCACACCCCCGCCGCCCTGCCGATCCCCGAACTGTCGCTCGTGGTCCTCATCGGCGTGAGCGGGTCCGGCAAGTCGACCTTCGCCGCCACGCACTTCGGCCGGTTCGAGACCCTGTCGAGCGACTTCTTCCGCGGGCTCGTCTCCAACGACGAGAACAACCAGGCCGCCAGCGCGGACGCCTTCGCCGCACTTCGCGATGTCGCCGCACGCCGCCTCGACGCCGGGCTCCTGACGGTCATCGACGCGACCAACGTCCAGCCGGCCTCGCGCAAGTCGCTCATCGATCTGGCACGCAACCACGACGTCCTCCCTGTCGCCGTGGTGCTCGACGTCCCGGAGCGCGTCTGCATCGAGCGCAACGAGGCCCGCGAGGACCGCTCGTTCGGCGCGGCCGTCATCACCCGGCAGCAGGACCAACTGCGTCGGTCGATGCGGCACCTCAGCAAAGAGGGCTTCCGGAAGGTCCACGTGCTCTCCGGCGTCGAGGCGATCGCGCAGGCGTCGTTCGTGCGTGAGCCGCTGCTCAACGACCGCCGTCAGGAGCGCGGTCCCTTCGACGCGATCGGCGACGTGCACGGGTGCAGGAGTGAGCTCGAGACGCTGCTCACGAAGCTCGGGTACGTGATCGAGCGCGACCTGGCGGGCCGACCGATCGACGCCGCCCACCCCGAGGGCCGCCGCGCGATCTTCCTCGGCGACCTCGTCGACCGCGGGCCGGACACCCCTGGCGTGCTGCGGCTGGCGATGGGGATGGTCGGCGCGGGGCATGCCTTGGCGGTGCCCGGCAACCACGAGTCGAAGCTCGTCCGCGCGCTGCAGGGCAAACGGGTGCAGACCAGCCATGGGCTCGCCGAGTCGCTCGCCCAACTGGCCGAGGAGCCGGAGGAGTTCCGGGCCGAGGTCGAGCGGTTCTGCCGCGAGCTCGTCGCGCACCTCGTCCTCGACGACGGGAAGCTCGTCGTCGCGCACGCCGGCCTGATCGAGCAGTATCACGGACGCGCCTCCGGGCGGGTCCGGTCGTTCGCGCTGTACGGCGACACCACGGGGGAGACCGACGAGTACGGCCTGCCCGTGCGGTTGCCGTGGGCGGAGGACTACCGGGGTAAGGCGACCGTCCTCTACGGCCACGTGCCGACCCTCGACGCCGAGTGGGTCAACAACACGATGTGTCTCGACACCGGCTGCGTCTTCGGCGGCAAGTTGAGTGCCCTGCGGTGGCCGGAGCGCGAGGTCGTCGACGTCCCGGCCGAGCAGGTCTGGTACGAACCCGTCGTGCCGCTCGGCCGCCCGACCGGTCCCGCCGGCGAGCAGCGGGATCCCGGGCTGCTGCGCATCGACGACGTCCTCGGCAAGCAGGTCGTCGAGACGCGCGTCTCGGGCCGGGTCGGCATCCGCGAGGACGCCGCGGCCGGCGCACTCGAGGTCATGAGCAGGTTCGCGATCGACCCTCGGCGCCTGGTCTACCTGCCGCCGACGATGAGCCCGCCGAGCACCTCGCAGCGGAAGGACCTCCTGGAGCACCCCGCTGAGGCGTTCGAGGCGTATCGCCGGGAGGGGCTCGACCGGGTGGTCTGCGAGGAGAAGCACATGGGCTCGCGTGCCGTCGTACTGCTCACCCGTGATCCTGCACCCTTCGGCGCTCCCGCGGGGTGGCGCGGAACCGTCCACACCCGCACCGGTCGGCCGTTCTTCGACGATGCGACGACGCAGACGCTCCTCACCCGGCTCGACGCCGCCGTGGAGCGAGCCGGTCTCTGGAAGGAGCTCGACGCCTCCTGGATGCTCGTCGACAGCGAGCTGCTGCCGTGGTCGGTGAAGGCGGAGAGTTTGATCCGCGACCAGTACGCCTCGGTGGGAGCTGCCGCGACCGCAGCGCTCCCGGCGGCCGTCCGCGTGCTGGAGCAGGCGTCGTCGACCGGTGTCGACGTCTCGGACCTGCTCGAGCGGACGCGCCGTCGGGCCGAGGCCGCTGACGCCTACGTCGCGGCCTACCGTCCGTACACCGCGCCCTCGAACGGTCTGGAGGGCGTGCAGCTCGCGCCGTTCCAGCTCCTCGCCTCGACCGGTACGAGCCACCTGGGCCGCGACCACGCCTGGCACCTCTCGGTGGCGGACCGCCTCGCGGACGCCGACCCGGAGCTCATCCGCCGGACCCGCTCGATCGAGGTCGACCTCACCTCGTCGGCGTCCGAGGACGCCGCGACCGCGTGGTGGGAGGAGCTGACCGGTGCGGGTGGTGAGGGCATGGTGGTGAAGCCCGTGGCCGGCCTCGTCCGTGGTGAGAAGGCGCTCGCGCAGCCCGGTATCAAGGTGCGGGGCCGTGAGTACCTGCGCATCATCTACGGTCCCGACTACACGGAGCCCCACAACCTCGAGCGCCTGCGCGATCGGGACATCGGCCACAAGCGGTCGATGGCGCTGCGTGAGTACGCGCTCGGTGTCGAGGCGGTCGAGCGGTTCGTCGCCGGTGAACCGACCTGGCGGGTGCACCAGGCCGTCTTCGGCGTGCTCGCCATGGAGTCCGAGCCCATCGACCCGCGCCTCTAG
- a CDS encoding Lrp/AsnC family transcriptional regulator: protein MAALDDLDRRLLAALRADGRASVASLARSLDVARATVNSRLERLISSGTVVGFSVRVRDELDPGTIRAIAFIEVEGRTTDHVIRQLRGFPEISALHTTNGGWDLVAELRTETLTDFDRVLGGIRRIEGVVNSETSLLLSSVLR from the coding sequence ATGGCTGCGCTGGACGATCTGGACCGGAGGCTGTTGGCTGCGCTCCGAGCCGACGGCCGTGCGTCGGTCGCGAGCCTGGCCCGGTCGCTCGACGTCGCCCGGGCGACCGTGAACAGCCGTCTGGAGCGGCTCATCTCCTCCGGCACGGTGGTCGGGTTCTCGGTCCGGGTGCGTGACGAACTCGATCCCGGCACCATCCGCGCGATCGCGTTCATCGAGGTCGAGGGTCGCACCACCGATCACGTCATCCGCCAGCTCCGCGGCTTCCCGGAGATCAGCGCGCTCCACACCACCAACGGCGGGTGGGACCTCGTCGCGGAACTCCGCACCGAGACGCTGACCGACTTCGACCGCGTGCTCGGCGGGATCCGACGCATCGAGGGCGTCGTCAACAGCGAGACGAGCCTCCTGCTGAGTTCCGTCCTCCGCTGA
- a CDS encoding ornithine cyclodeaminase: protein MTRFVDVRNMVRWTADRGPERIIAGMIGYLEADFRRWPSFDKSPRVASHTPFGVIELMPTSDHETYAFKYVNGHPSNPARGYQTVTAFGVLADVHNGYPTFLAEMTLLTALRTAATSGMVAKHLARPDSSVHALIGAGSQAEFQALGMRAALGINTVRIWDVDPLAMDKFARNLEPLGFEVVIGTSAADAVAGADVVTTCTADKALATVLTNDLVEPGMHLNAIGGDCPGKTELEASILDRAEVFVEFPPQTRIEGEIQQMAPDFPVIEFWQVLTGAVPGRTSREQITLFDSVGFAIEDFTALRFLRDSVDGSEYFEEIDLVAAPDDPKDLFGLVGALSPVG, encoded by the coding sequence ATGACGCGTTTCGTCGATGTCCGCAACATGGTCCGCTGGACGGCAGACCGAGGTCCCGAGCGCATCATCGCCGGCATGATCGGCTACCTCGAGGCCGACTTCCGCCGCTGGCCGTCGTTCGACAAGAGCCCGCGGGTCGCGAGCCACACGCCGTTCGGCGTCATCGAGCTCATGCCGACGAGCGACCACGAGACGTACGCCTTCAAGTACGTGAACGGCCACCCCTCCAACCCCGCCCGGGGCTACCAGACGGTCACGGCGTTCGGCGTCCTCGCCGACGTGCACAACGGCTACCCCACCTTCCTCGCCGAGATGACGCTCCTCACGGCCCTCCGGACCGCCGCGACGTCGGGCATGGTCGCGAAGCACCTCGCCCGTCCCGACTCGAGCGTCCACGCGCTCATCGGCGCCGGCAGCCAGGCCGAGTTCCAGGCCCTCGGCATGCGTGCCGCCCTCGGGATCAACACGGTGCGGATCTGGGACGTCGACCCGCTCGCGATGGACAAGTTCGCGCGCAACCTGGAGCCGCTCGGATTCGAGGTCGTCATAGGGACGAGTGCCGCCGACGCCGTGGCGGGCGCGGACGTCGTCACGACATGCACGGCCGACAAGGCGCTCGCGACCGTGCTCACGAACGACCTGGTCGAGCCCGGCATGCACTTGAACGCCATCGGTGGCGACTGCCCCGGCAAGACGGAGCTCGAGGCGTCGATCCTCGATCGCGCCGAGGTGTTCGTCGAATTCCCGCCGCAGACCCGCATCGAGGGCGAGATCCAGCAGATGGCTCCCGACTTCCCGGTGATCGAGTTCTGGCAGGTCCTCACGGGTGCCGTCCCCGGCCGCACCTCGCGGGAGCAGATCACGCTCTTCGACTCCGTCGGCTTCGCGATCGAGGACTTCACCGCGCTGCGCTTCCTCCGCGACTCCGTCGACGGCAGCGAGTACTTCGAGGAGATCGACCTCGTCGCCGCCCCCGACGACCCGAAGGACCTCTTCGGGCTCGTCGGCGCGCTCTCTCCCGTCGGCTGA
- the ctlX gene encoding citrulline utilization hydrolase CtlX: MSVQAPSAVVLIRPHRFTPNPLTAADNVFQVAEGVPSASVAGVAHAAFDEVTAVARALDAAGVRVHLFDDEDPDRPDSVFPNNWLSTHAGGHLAVYPMYAVNRRRERRWDIVEMLKREYRVQDVIDYSGLELDDVFLEGTGAMVLDHAARVAFVARSHRADPIALERFCTNFGYEPLVFDAVDPHGVPIYHTNVMMGVATEFALVGLDLIASPARRDQVIERLTAHGRTIVDLDYGQVCDFAGNAIELRSATGERLLAISSRAVQSLRSEQLAIIERSCRILPLDVPTIELAGGSVRCMIAGIHLDRRPAATASDVAPTAQLARS, encoded by the coding sequence ATGTCCGTCCAGGCGCCGTCGGCCGTGGTGCTCATCCGGCCGCACCGGTTCACGCCGAACCCGCTGACCGCGGCCGACAACGTCTTCCAGGTGGCGGAGGGCGTCCCGTCGGCGTCCGTGGCCGGGGTGGCTCACGCGGCGTTCGACGAGGTCACCGCCGTGGCGCGGGCCCTCGATGCCGCGGGCGTCCGCGTCCACCTGTTCGACGATGAGGACCCGGACCGCCCCGACAGCGTCTTCCCCAACAACTGGCTGTCCACCCATGCGGGCGGGCACCTGGCCGTCTACCCGATGTACGCGGTGAACCGCCGACGCGAGCGCCGGTGGGACATCGTCGAGATGCTGAAGCGCGAGTACCGCGTGCAGGACGTCATCGACTACTCGGGGCTGGAGCTCGACGACGTGTTCCTCGAGGGCACCGGTGCGATGGTGCTCGATCACGCAGCGCGAGTGGCGTTCGTCGCGCGATCCCACCGTGCCGACCCGATCGCCCTCGAGCGGTTCTGCACCAACTTCGGCTACGAGCCGCTCGTCTTCGACGCGGTCGACCCCCACGGGGTCCCGATCTACCACACCAACGTCATGATGGGCGTGGCGACCGAGTTCGCGCTCGTCGGTCTCGACCTGATCGCCTCGCCGGCGCGGCGCGATCAGGTGATCGAGCGGCTGACGGCTCACGGACGGACGATCGTCGATCTCGACTACGGACAGGTCTGCGACTTCGCCGGCAACGCGATCGAGTTGCGTTCGGCGACGGGGGAACGCCTCCTCGCGATCTCGAGTCGCGCCGTCCAGAGTCTGCGGTCGGAACAACTCGCGATCATCGAGCGCAGCTGCCGGATCCTGCCGCTGGACGTCCCGACGATCGAACTCGCCGGGGGTTCCGTCCGATGCATGATCGCCGGGATCCACCTGGACCGGCGGCCTGCGGCGACGGCGTCCGATGTGGCACCGACCGCCCAGCTCGCCCGGTCCTGA
- a CDS encoding sensor histidine kinase codes for MPLLEHEASRRGRLRVFARAQLPFAIAFGIVAILVAIVLPERFFTVAVLSGTALAAISTLLAGFLPWERWPTHAMAVIAVLDLLAVASIRLELISVTPGASLLCIFPVLWLAFGFTPRMIILAVAGTLFISSAPYVLRARTPETAVDWLNVALLPMLTIGIAVAVNIGARQLRRSRHAIQEQASQLERSLARALDAEALAESILETVDAGVAFYTADGTLGVANAHAADMVAAVGFRLDTPPYAGEHVLQADRRTPIPFDEQIIPRALRGELLSNHLEWVGEAGRQRAILASSARVMRNGDTHLGTVIVAHDVTELANAINVREAFLATVSHELRTPLTSIHGYLELIMDDAEVDAPGLLPALRVVQRNAVELERRVQELLTASDSTVQVAPSRIDLTDVAARAIETATAGISGPVIRLHADAAAVVSADPEQVLRAITELVANAVKFTPADGTVDVVVEPGDGHAEVTVSDTGVGMSADELRQAFDKFYRAEYARDQAVQGVGLGLPAARAIAEAHGGSVTLRSTPAVAHVPGGTVASLVLPSEPVRTPSR; via the coding sequence ATGCCGCTGTTGGAACATGAAGCCTCTCGACGCGGCCGACTCCGGGTGTTCGCCCGCGCACAGCTCCCGTTCGCGATAGCCTTCGGCATCGTCGCGATCCTCGTCGCGATCGTCCTGCCCGAGCGGTTCTTCACGGTCGCCGTCCTCTCGGGCACCGCTCTCGCGGCGATCAGCACCCTCCTGGCGGGATTCCTGCCCTGGGAACGCTGGCCGACGCACGCGATGGCCGTCATCGCGGTCCTCGACCTCCTCGCCGTCGCGAGCATCCGGCTCGAGCTCATCAGCGTGACTCCGGGCGCGAGCCTGCTCTGCATCTTCCCCGTCCTCTGGTTGGCGTTCGGGTTCACCCCGCGGATGATCATCCTGGCCGTGGCGGGGACCCTGTTCATCAGCAGTGCTCCCTACGTCCTCCGGGCTCGCACGCCGGAGACCGCCGTGGACTGGCTCAATGTCGCCCTGCTGCCCATGCTCACGATCGGTATCGCGGTCGCCGTGAACATCGGGGCCCGCCAACTGCGACGGAGCCGACACGCCATCCAGGAGCAGGCCTCGCAGCTCGAACGCTCGCTCGCCAGGGCGCTCGACGCGGAGGCGCTCGCCGAATCGATCCTCGAGACGGTGGACGCGGGCGTGGCCTTCTACACGGCGGACGGCACCCTGGGCGTGGCGAACGCGCACGCCGCGGACATGGTCGCCGCCGTCGGGTTCCGGCTGGACACCCCGCCGTATGCCGGGGAACACGTCCTCCAAGCCGACCGTCGGACACCCATCCCGTTCGACGAGCAGATCATCCCCAGAGCGCTGCGGGGCGAGCTGCTGTCGAATCATCTCGAATGGGTGGGGGAGGCCGGCCGACAGCGGGCGATCCTCGCCAGCTCCGCGCGCGTCATGCGCAACGGCGACACGCATCTGGGAACGGTCATCGTCGCGCACGACGTCACCGAACTCGCCAACGCGATCAACGTCCGTGAGGCGTTCCTCGCGACGGTGTCGCACGAGCTGCGCACCCCACTCACCTCCATCCACGGCTACCTCGAGCTGATCATGGACGATGCCGAGGTCGACGCCCCCGGTCTGCTCCCGGCGCTGCGGGTGGTCCAGCGCAACGCGGTCGAGCTGGAGCGGCGGGTGCAGGAGCTGTTGACCGCATCCGACTCGACGGTCCAGGTCGCGCCGAGTCGTATCGACCTCACGGACGTCGCCGCGCGAGCGATCGAGACGGCGACCGCGGGAATCTCGGGTCCGGTCATCCGACTGCACGCCGACGCGGCGGCGGTCGTCTCCGCGGACCCCGAGCAGGTCCTCCGTGCGATCACCGAGCTCGTCGCCAACGCCGTGAAGTTCACGCCGGCCGATGGGACGGTCGACGTGGTCGTCGAGCCGGGCGACGGGCACGCCGAGGTGACCGTCAGCGACACGGGCGTCGGGATGAGCGCCGACGAACTCCGTCAGGCCTTCGACAAGTTCTACCGGGCCGAGTACGCGCGGGACCAGGCGGTGCAGGGCGTGGGACTCGGCCTGCCGGCAGCGCGGGCGATCGCCGAGGCCCATGGCGGCTCCGTGACCCTGCGGAGCACACCCGCGGTCGCACACGTCCCCGGTGGGACCGTCGCGAGCCTCGTCCTGCCATCGGAGCCTGTCCGCACACCGTCACGATGA
- a CDS encoding GNAT family N-acetyltransferase: MLSLTDVWPLFGLEIRTPRLVLRLVRDEDLPGLIEAALAGVHDPAVMPFSTPWTDQPREQLIRETARHLWTQRAGATPSSWTLNLAILLDGTPIGLQDVGARDFAVTRTVGSGSWLTQEQQGKGLGIEMRAGMLQFAFDHLDAEVAVSDAAVWNGASLGVSRRLGYRDNGLQRFIGRPGELVESQGLRLHRGEFIRPDWTAEVTGLDTARSSLLGEPSAD; this comes from the coding sequence ATGCTCAGCCTCACCGACGTCTGGCCGCTGTTCGGCCTAGAGATCCGCACGCCGAGACTCGTCCTGCGCCTCGTGCGCGACGAGGACCTCCCCGGACTGATCGAGGCCGCCCTCGCCGGCGTCCACGACCCCGCCGTCATGCCGTTCTCCACACCGTGGACCGACCAGCCGCGCGAACAACTCATCCGCGAGACCGCACGGCACCTCTGGACCCAGCGTGCGGGCGCGACACCGTCGTCCTGGACGCTCAACCTCGCGATCCTCCTGGACGGGACACCGATCGGTCTGCAGGATGTCGGCGCCCGCGACTTCGCCGTCACGCGGACGGTCGGGAGCGGTTCCTGGTTGACGCAGGAACAGCAGGGCAAGGGGCTCGGCATCGAGATGCGGGCCGGCATGCTCCAGTTCGCCTTCGACCATCTCGACGCCGAGGTCGCCGTGTCGGATGCTGCCGTCTGGAACGGCGCATCGCTCGGCGTCTCGCGTCGACTCGGCTATCGGGACAACGGTCTGCAACGCTTCATCGGTCGACCGGGCGAACTCGTCGAGTCGCAGGGCCTCCGGCTGCACCGCGGCGAGTTCATTCGGCCCGACTGGACGGCCGAGGTCACCGGCCTCGATACGGCGCGGTCGTCACTCCTCGGTGAACCGTCAGCAGACTAG